In the Desulfobacterales bacterium genome, TCATATTAATGGAATTCGCTGCAGCTAAAGTCTGGCCCGGAAATCTGCAAACATTGTCATGCCTGTACGGCGCACTGCCCCATGAGCCTCCCGGTTGAGGATATGGTGAATCAGGGCCGCATGGAAAACGTAGAGTGCATTCTATGCGGCACATGCGTGGACGGCTGCAAAGAAGAGGTTATACGGTATTCGTGGCGGCCGTGAACCGTTACATGCAATAAAGAAAAACCTGCAACCAACAGGGCGAAACATATGTTAGGATAGTCGAAAACAACGAAGTACATGCATTATGGTTTTTCTCCTCTATTCATTATCTTTTGGTATTGCCCTCATGGTCCAATGCGGTGCTCACTGGCGCGGCAGCGCCGCGTCGAATAATCACAAGATTAATTCGCAGCGCTGCACGGGGCCTTTATCATGCCCTGTGGGGAAACGGACTGTAGAAAAAAGACCGTCAAGTCATCAGGGCCGAGATTCATCCCTGCCATGCATTTTAAAAGGCACCGTTTTTTCAGCAAAAAAGCATGAATCGCAGCAGCGAGCGCATTCCCCGTCCCGCGGTGGCGGGACTGCAGGGCTCTTCAATTTCGCAATATATCCGAACTGATAACAAAAAATATATCTTTAGCCGGAACAACCGCAGCCGGCGGGGGCGGCTGCCGGTTTGTCCGGTCTGGCGGAAGCCTCCGCCGGGTCCATGGGACATCCGGCACCCTGCTGCCCTGCGGACAGATGGGTGCCCAGCAACCGATCTGCCAGTTGCTTCATGTGCGCGGCGGGCTGGTCTTTAACGAACTGACCGATGATGGCCGCATTTTTAAGTTTGGCTTCATTGATGCCGGCGGTGCGGGCCTGGGCGACGATTTTTTCCAGACAGGGCTGGCAACCGCAGGCCACGGCAGCCCCCAGTGAGATTAATATCTGGGTTTCCGGATCGAGTCCCTTAAGATTGGTTTTCATGGTTTCCTCCTTAGGCTGATGGTTTTATGGCGGTGATGGTTGCTGCGGCGACATACGGCGCTATTTTATGGTCCGGGAACCATTCCTGAATGATCCGGCGGCTTTCTTCACGGGGCTGAATGGCAATGTCTGTAAAGCCGGTCTTGCGCAGAATGGCAGACAGCTCATCGACCGCTGCCGCCCCGCCGATGCATCCGCACAGGAGCAGGGGATCGCTGCAAACGTCCGGCGGAAGAGGGGTGGTGGCGACGATATCTGAAATTGCCAGGCGCCCCCCGGGCTTTAAAACCCGAAAGATCTCGCTGATTACAGCGGGTTTGTCCGGTGATAGGTTGATGACGCAGTTGGAGATGACAATGTCGATGCAGCCGTCTTCCACCGGCAGGCGTTCGATTTCCGCAAGCCTGAAATCCACATTTGTTGCCCCAACCGTGGCGGCATTCCGGCGTGCTTTGGTTATCATTTCCGGGGTCATGTCCACCCCGATCACCCGGCCGGTTTCACCGACTTTTTTGGCGGCAATAAAGCAGTCGAACCCGCCGCCGCTGCCCAGATCCAGAACGGTTTCCCCCGGTTTCAGGCCGGCCAATAAATGGGGGTTGCCGCAGCCGAGCCCCAGATTGGCGCCCACTGGGGCAGCGGCCAGGTCTTCAGTTGAATACCCGATGGTGCGGCCGATTGTGTCCACCGGAAACGACCCGGGCCCATTGCCGCAGCAGGTGCTGCCCCACCCGGGCGCAGGATTATTTTTTTCCGTCACCTTGCCGTAATATTTTCTGACAGTGTTCCGTATACTGTCGCTGGACTGTTTTTCCATGGGCCACCTCCCTTGACCGTCTGTTCGACAACTATCGAACAAATAAGCCAAAATTTTTTGGTTCAGGTTAATATGAAAAAAATTCTCTGAGCGCGTCCACGATGTCCGGCGCAACCCAGCATTCGATTTTCTGGCCCTGGCGCCGGGTCCGGATCAGACCGACCCGTTTTAATTCCTTGATGTGATGTGAAATCGTTGATTTTACGATCCCCAGGTTTTGGCCGAGATCGCTCACGCAGGC is a window encoding:
- the arsM gene encoding arsenite methyltransferase; this encodes MEKQSSDSIRNTVRKYYGKVTEKNNPAPGWGSTCCGNGPGSFPVDTIGRTIGYSTEDLAAAPVGANLGLGCGNPHLLAGLKPGETVLDLGSGGGFDCFIAAKKVGETGRVIGVDMTPEMITKARRNAATVGATNVDFRLAEIERLPVEDGCIDIVISNCVINLSPDKPAVISEIFRVLKPGGRLAISDIVATTPLPPDVCSDPLLLCGCIGGAAAVDELSAILRKTGFTDIAIQPREESRRIIQEWFPDHKIAPYVAAATITAIKPSA
- a CDS encoding metalloregulator ArsR/SmtB family transcription factor, with translation MPNNKTKNIEKFADIFKALSNPNRLRIFLRLVSGCRPGTVSVIDANDSACVSDLGQNLGIVKSTISHHIKELKRVGLIRTRRQGQKIECWVAPDIVDALREFFSY
- a CDS encoding carboxymuconolactone decarboxylase family protein, with protein sequence MKTNLKGLDPETQILISLGAAVACGCQPCLEKIVAQARTAGINEAKLKNAAIIGQFVKDQPAAHMKQLADRLLGTHLSAGQQGAGCPMDPAEASARPDKPAAAPAGCGCSG